Within the Planctomycetota bacterium genome, the region TTTTGGGCCGGGTTTGGTAGGCCTTAATCAGGTTGTCTATGATTTTCTGGGCATTTTGCTGGATAATGCGGGCAATATCCTCTTTTGAAGGCACACGGCTTTTAAGGCGGACGCGCGGGCCCGAATAGTAATCTAATGATTCCATTTCCTCTGTTTCTTCCGGGTCGTTTTCCCACGGGGCTTCCTTGAATTGCTGCACGACCAGCCGCCCATCGTTTTTTACTAATTCAGTAAATTCTTCAAGAGTTGGCATATTCGGAGTGTTTTCGTCCCGCAGTGTTTCCCAGAGCTTCTTTACCGGGACAAAGAAATCCACGGCGGTTTCCAAATCAGCAATAATCATATCAACGATAGTATGTTTCATGATAATTTTTGTATTATTTTTGTCGTAGAAATGCCCTTTTCCAGTGGAGCAAAGACGATTTTGCCGCCGGTTGATTTTATTATGTCTTCTCCGACTACCTTTTTCCCTTTCCAGTCAATCCCTTTGACCAGGATATTCGGCTTGATGTTGCTTATAAGCTTGTATGGGGTGGGTTCGTCAAAGATTACGATATAATCAACCGATTCTAGGGAGGCGATTGAATGGCTCCTGAGTTCCTGGTTAAAAATAGGTCTGCCTTTGCCTTTAATCAAACGGACGGATTTATCGGAATTCAGCCCGACGACAAGAATATCACCCTGCGCGCGTGCGAAATTGAGCGATTTTATATGTCCTGGATGCAGAATATCGAAACATCCATTGGTGAAAACAATGTGTTTATCTGGAAAAGCTTTGCGCATATTTATTATTTCATCCAAGGTTTTTATCTTTATTGCCGGCGGGGTGAATGTATGTTTTGAATAGTGTTCGATTATTTCATCCTTGGAAACGGTTGCCGTGCCCAATTTGCCGACAACCACTCCGGCCGCCAGGTTAGCCAAATGGATGGATTGGGCATAATTTAATCCTGAAACGAGGCTGATACACAGTGTTGCCAGCACCGTATCGCCTGCGCCGGTAACGTCGTAAACGGATAATGATTTTGTACGGCCTTCAATTTCCTGCCCTTTCCTCGAAAGCAAATAGATGCCGTGTTCACCGCGGGTGATTACCACGAATTCCAGATTCAGTGTGGTGATTAACTTTTTAGCCGCTTCTTTTAATGATTTAGCATCCTTTATTTCTATCCCGCTTGCCATTTCCGCTTCCAAGCGGTTGGGTGTAATCGCAGTGGAGCCTTTATATTTACTATAGTCTTTTCCCTTCGGTCCGATAAGCAGTTTTTTGTGGTGTTGTCTGCATAGCCTGCAGAGGAATTTCATCAGGGAATCG harbors:
- the rfaE1 gene encoding D-glycero-beta-D-manno-heptose-7-phosphate kinase translates to MDTLIDVINRFKRPYVLVVGDLILDRYTWGKAGRISPEAPFQILDFQAEKLHVGGAANVAHNLITLGAKVICLGAVGDDENGKLFKNKLKAIGINTRLVITEKHRVTTVKNRFVDSTHKRQVLRVDTEKAEPISKTTEQIIIKHLRANIKNADLVVASDYCKGVLTDSLMKFLCRLCRQHHKKLLIGPKGKDYSKYKGSTAITPNRLEAEMASGIEIKDAKSLKEAAKKLITTLNLEFVVITRGEHGIYLLSRKGQEIEGRTKSLSVYDVTGAGDTVLATLCISLVSGLNYAQSIHLANLAAGVVVGKLGTATVSKDEIIEHYSKHTFTPPAIKIKTLDEIINMRKAFPDKHIVFTNGCFDILHPGHIKSLNFARAQGDILVVGLNSDKSVRLIKGKGRPIFNQELRSHSIASLESVDYIVIFDEPTPYKLISNIKPNILVKGIDWKGKKVVGEDIIKSTGGKIVFAPLEKGISTTKIIQKLS